One genomic window of Fusarium verticillioides 7600 chromosome 2, whole genome shotgun sequence includes the following:
- a CDS encoding sterol 24-C-methyltransferase produces MPSSELISYDEAQNSAFDNVLHRKSKESKGGMRAMINKDNKAHAAAVDEYFQFWDNKKAEDEVEAVRQERTDNYASLTRQYYNLATDLYEYGWSQSFHFCRFAYGEDFNRAIVRHEHYLAHNIGIRPGMKVLDVGCGVGGPAREIVKFTGAHVTGLNLNEYQVQRATIYAEKEGLSDKLRFVQGDFMKIPFPDNSFDAVYAIEATVHAPSLEGVYSEIRRVLKPGGVFGVYEWLMTETYNNDDLEQRRIRLDIEQGNGIAQMFKIDHGLSAIKAAGFDLLQHEDLAATDDGTAPWYWPLDSNMRYAQTIGDFFTVLRMNKWGRLVMHNVIGALEACWIAPRGTRKTADSLGQAADALVEGGKRKLFTPMYLMVGRKPEEGK; encoded by the exons ATGCCATCCTCAGAACTGATTTCTTACGACGAGGCCCAGAACTCAGCCTTCGACAATGTCCTCCACCGAAAATCAAAAGAGTCCAAAGGCGGAATGCgagccatgatcaacaaagacaacaaagCACACGCCGCAGCTGTCGATGAATACTTCCAGTTCTGGGATAACAAGAAAGCCGAGGATGAAGTCGAGGCTGTACGACAGGAGAGAACTGATAACTATGCCAGTTTGACAAGACA GTATTATAACCTCGCAACTGATCTCTACGAGTACGGATGGTCTCAGTCTTTTCATTTCTGCCGTTTTGCCTACGGAGAGGATTTCAACCGCGCTATTGTTCGACACGAACATTACCTCGCTCATAACATCGGTATCAGGCCTGGTATGAAAGTCCTGGATGTTGGATGTGGTGTTGGGGGACCTGCTCGAGAAATTGTCAAGTTTACTGGTGCTCATGTTACTGGGTTGAATCTCAACGAGTATCAAGTCCAACGGGCAACTATATATGCTGAGAAAGAGGGTCTTTCTGATAAGCTTAGATTTGTCCAAGGAGACTTTATG AAAATACCATTCCCGGACAACTCTTTCGACGCCGTCTATGCCATCGAAGCAACCGTCCACGCACCCTCCCTAGAAGGCGTCTACAGCGAAATCCGACGAGTCCTCAAACCCGGTGGTGTCTTTGGCGTCTACGAATGGCTCATGACAGAAACCTACAACAACGACGATCTCGAACAGCGCCGTATCCGTCTAGACATCGAGCAAGGCAACGGCATCGCGCAGATGTTCAAGATCGACCACGGTCTATCAGCCATTAAAGCGGCTGGTTTCGACCTTCTTCAGCATGAGGATCTCGCAGCTACAGATGACGGAACGGCACCGTGGTACTGGCCTTTGGACAGTAACATGCGATATGCGCAGACTATCGGTGATTTCTTTACGGTTTTGAGGATGAATAAGTGGGGGAGACTTGTGATGCATAATGTAATTGGGGCGTTGGAGGCGTGTTGGATTGCGCCGAGggggacgaggaagacggcgGATAGTCTTGGTCAGGCTGCGGATGCGTTGGTTGAGGGTGGGAAGAGAAAGTTGTTTACGCCGATGTATTTGATGGTTGGGAGGAAGCCTGAGGAGGGCAAGTGA